One window of the Cryptomeria japonica chromosome 7, Sugi_1.0, whole genome shotgun sequence genome contains the following:
- the LOC131039880 gene encoding (R)-mandelonitrile lyase-like yields MEILFCLISCLLLFTNHNDLHCSAVATQKLEYPYPFMTFDAEKAAARTYDYIVIGGGTAGCPLAATLSQHYSVLLVERGDSPYGNPDTADNKGVFKASEDPNELPYVMQGFVSEEGVRSVRGRVLGGGSAINAGFYSRASSEFIREMEWDEKLVNESYEWVEKLMAFKPDKLFRWNSAVKDALLESGVLPYNGYTLDHLEGTKFSASTFDNEGRRHTAADLLQYANPDNIVVLLNATATRVLFDSSSGILKANRVELMTSVDNLLYQVFINYLSKWNEVILSAGSIGSPQLLLLSGIGPLEQLDELNITVLLDLNSVGKMIQDPPCTRIILKSAKALEFETPQVVGIIDNSHVYIWGGSYFQQKNSIDDQYIGAIFSKVAFPLSRGELRLSSKNAKDNPFVRYNYFSHPFDVQECILAMKVLSNITMTTSIQEFAFNTGIQFIGSKLPQNILDNDALEIFCKDTVGTLWHYHGGCEVNHVIDKTFQVKGVDGLRVVDNSIFKDSPGTNPQATIMMLGRYAGIRILQERMNICEY; encoded by the exons ATGGAGATTCTCTTCTGTCTCATTTCATGCCTGCTGCTTTTCACAAATCATAATGACCTCCACTGTTCAGCGGTGGCAACGCAGAAATTGG AATACCCATATCCTTTTATGACATTTGACGCTGAAAAGGCAGCTGCAagaacatatgattacattgtgatTGGAGGAGGCACAGCAGGGTGTCCTCTCGCTGCAACTCTGTCACAGCACTATTCTGTTCTTTTAGTGGAAAGAGGAGATTCCCCTTATGGAAATCCTGACACTGCAGACAATAAAGGCGTATTCAAGGCTTCGGAGGATCCCAACGAGTTGCCTTATGTCATGCAAGGATTTGTCTCAGAGGAGGGAGTGCGGTCGGTAAGGGGAAGAGTCCTGGGAGGTGGATCAGCCATTAACGCTGGTTTCTACAGCAGGGCAAGTTCAGAATTCATTCGAGAGATGGAGTGGGATGAGAAACTTGTGAATGAGTCGTACGAATGGGTGGAGAAGTTGATGGCCTTCAAACCAGACAAGCTTTTCCGTTGGAATTCTGCTGTGAAGGATGCACTTTTGGAATCTGGAGTGCTTCCTTACAATGGGTATACTCTGGATCATTTGGAGGGAACCAAGTTCAGTGCTTCGACCTTTGACAACGAGGGAAGGAGACACACAGCTGCAGATCTTCTGCAATATGCAAATCCAGATAACATTGTGGTTCTTCTGAATGCTACAGCCACCAGAGTCCTCTTTGACTCGTCGTCAG GAATATTGAAGGCTAATCGTGTTGAGTTGATGACTAGCGTTGATAATCTCTTATATCAAGTATTTATCAACTATTTGTCAAAATGGAATGAAGTAATTTTATCAGCGGGAAGTATAGGTAGCCCTCAACTTCTTTTATTAAGTGGAATTGGCCCATTAGAACAACTTGATGAATTGAACATTACTGTATTGTTAGATCTAAACTCAGTAGGGAAAATGATTCAAGATCCCCCATGTACAAGAATCATTTTGAAATCCGCTAAGGCACTTGAATTTGAAACACCACAAGTAGTGGGTATAATAGACAATTCCCATGTCTACATTTGGGGTGGTAGCTATTTTCAGCAAAAAAACTCTATAGATGATCAATATATAGGAGCTATCTTCAGTAAGGTGGCATTTCCCTTATCAAGGGGTGAGCTTCGACTTAGTAGCAAAAATGCCAAAGATAATCCATTTGTAAGATATAATTACTTttctcatccatttgatgtacaagaATGTATTCTTGCTATGAAGGTATTGTCAAATATTACCATGACAACTTCTATCCAAGAATTTGCATTTAATACTGGAATTCAATTCATAGGGTCTAAATTGCCGCAAAATATACTGGATAATGATGCCTTGGAAATTTTTTGCAAAGATACCGTAGGAACACTTTGGCATTACCATGGAGGGTGTGAAGTTAATCATGTGATTGACAAAACATTTCAAGTGAAAGGTGTTGATGGTCTAAGGGTTGTGGATAATTCCATTTTCAAGGATAGCCCTGGGACAAATCCACAAGCCACTATCATGATGCTTGGAAG GTATGCAGGAATTCGTATCCTTCAAGAGCGGATGAACATTTGTGAATATTAG